The Candidatus Gracilibacteria bacterium genomic sequence CGTTCCGATGACATAATCGTCTGGTTTCTCGCTTTGAAGCATCATATGCATTGCCTCGACATAGTCTCCAGCAAATCCCCAGTCGCGTCGGGCATCTAGATTTCCGAGGCTTAGTTTGTCCTGCAGTCCCATTTTGATCCTGGCAACGGCATCGGTTATCTTTCGAGTGACAAATTGGATCCCTCGGATAGGGGATTCATGATTAAATAAAATTCCATTACAGGTGAAAATATCATAAGACTCTCTAAAATTAATCGTCATCCAATATGCATAAACTTTGGAAATTCCATAGGGAGAACGGGGATGAAAGATCGTATTTTCGTCCTGAGAACCATTTTCATGGCTGGTGCCAAACATTTCGCTGGTTGAAGCCTGATAAAATTTGGTCGTCGGGGA encodes the following:
- a CDS encoding GDP-mannose 4,6-dehydratase — translated: MAKTALITGILGQDGPYLAKLLLEKGYKVYGLIRRYSNPNFSNLDFLGITKNIELIDGDMSDESSLLHLIKRIMPDEVYNLAAQSFVGSSWQQAKLTTEINALGVLYLLNSIKLFSPTTKFYQASTSEMFGTSHENGSQDENTIFHPRSPYGISKVYAYWMTINFRESYDIFTCNGILFNHESPIRGIQFVTRKITDAVARIKMGLQDKLSLGNLDARRDWGFAGDYVEAMHMMLQSEKPDDYVIGT